CACCGCCGACTTCATGCTCCGGCTGGGCCATGCGGTGGGGCGGGTGCTGCGCCGGGGCCGCGAACGGCCGGTGGTGCTGATCGGCAAGGACACCCGCATCTCCGGCTACATGATCGAGTCGGCGCTGCAGTCCGGCTTCGAATCGGCAGGGGTCGACGTGCGCCTCACCGGCCCGCTGCCCACCCCCGGCGTCGCCTACCTGACGCGGGCCCTGCGGCTGGACCTGGGCGTCGTCATCAGCGCCTCGCACAACCCCTTCCAGGACAACGGCGTCAAGTTCTTCTCCGCCCGCGGCGAGAAGCTGCCCGACGAGTGGGAACAGGCGGTGGAGGCGGCGCTCGAGGAGCCGCCGCAATGGGCCGATTCCACCGGCCTCGGCCGCGCCCGCCGCATCGACGACGCCAGCGGCCGCTACATCGAGTTCTGCAAGGGCACGGTGGGCGGCGAGCTGTCGCTGCGCGGGCTGAAGCTGGTGGTCGACGGCGCCCACGGCGCGGCCTACCACGTGGCCGCCGACGTCTTCCACGAGCTCGGTGCCGAGGTGGTGCGCATCGGCTGCTCGCCCGACGGCACCAACATCAACGCCGGCGTCGGTGCCACCGCGCCGCAGGCGCTGGTGCGGGCGGTGGCCGAGCAGGGCGCCGATTACGGCATCGCGCTCGACGGCGACGCCGACCGGCTGCAGATGGTCGACGCCGAGGGGCGGCTCTACAACGGCGACGAGCTGCTCTACCTCATGGCCTGCGACCGGCTGGACGCCGGGCTGGACCTGCCCGGCGTGGTCGGCACGCTCATGACCAACCTGGCGGTGGAACTGGCGCTGCAGCGGCGCGGCGTGCCGCTGGTGCGCGCCAAGGTGGGCGACCGCTACGTGCTGGAGGAACTGCAGGCGCGCGGCTGGCAGCTCGGCGGTGAGGGCTCCGGCCACCTGCTGGTGCTGGACCGTCACACCACCGGCGACGGCATCGTCAGCGCGCTGCAGGTGCTGCAGGCGCTGCAGCGCCGCGGCGTCAGCCTGGCGCAGGCGGTGCACGACGCGCCGCTGTACCCGCAGGTGCTGCTGAACGTGCGGCTCGCCGCCGGCGCGGACTGGACGCGCAACGCCGCGCTGGCGGCCGAGCGCGAGGCCGCCGAGGCGGCGCTCGGCCAGCACGGCCGACTGCTGATCCGGCCGTCCGGCACCGAGCCGGTGCTGCGCGTCATGGTCGAGGCCGAGGACGAGGCCCTGGCCCGCAGCACCGCCGAACGGCTGGCCGCCGCCGCCCGCGGCTGACGGCGACGGCGGCCGGCCCGGGTCGTCCGCCCGGGTGCCGCGGGCTCAGCGGCGCGGCGGCATCAGCACCCGGTCGATGACGTGGACCACGCCGTTGCTGGCGGCCACGTCGGGCTGCACCACCACCGCGTCCTCGACGGTGACGAAGGTGCCGGCGCGGGACACCGCCAGGTCGGCGCCCTGCACCGACTTCAGCTTGCCGTTGGGCACCTGCGCCGACGGCAAGCTGCCGGCCACGACGTGGTACTGCAGCACGCTGCGCAGCAGCTCCTTGTTGGCGGCCAGCTCGTCCAGCGTCTTCCGCGGCACCGCCTTGAAGGCCTCGTCGTTCGGCGCGAACACGGTCACCGGGCCCGGGCCGCGCAGCGTGTCGGCCAGTCCGGCGTCGTTGATCAGCTTGGTGAGCGTCGACAGCGACCCGGTGCGCGCCGCCGTGTCGGTGACCGGGGCGGGGGAGGTGGCGCAGCCGGCCAGGGCCAGGGCGCCGGCGGCGCAGATCGACAGGAGCCAGGGGCGTCGTTGCATGGGGTGTCCTTGTGGTGGCGAGATCGGGGTCGGACGCGGGCGGTCCGGCCGAATGGGCGCCGGGAAGGCTAGAACGGCTCCATGACAGGCGCGTGAAATGCGGGTGACGGGGCTCATCGCCGTCCCGGGCGCCGTCCCGGGTGTTCATGGCGCTGTCACAAACCCACCCTAGAGTGCCGGCAGTGCCAAATCTTTCCGAAAGGCTGTCCATGACCTCGTCACTGCTTCGCTCCCTTGCCTTCGGTTCGGCCCTGCTGGCGGGCGCCACGGGTGCCCTTGCGCAGGACGTCACCGGCGCCGGTGCCACGTTCCCGGCGCCGCTGTATGCCAAATGGGCCGACGCCTACAACAAGGCCACCGGCGTGCGCATCAACTACCAGTCCGTGGGGTCCGGTGCCGGCATCCGGCAGATCAAGGCCAAGACGGTCGACTTCGGTGCGAGCGACATGCCGCTGAAGGACGACGAACTCGCCAAGGACGGCATGGTGCAGTTCCCCACCGTGATCGGCGGCGTGGTGCCCGTGGTCAACATTCGTGGCGTGGCGCCGGGCCAGATGCGCCTCACGGGGCAGGTCCTCGGTGACATCTATCTCGGCAAGGTCACGAAGTGGAACGACCCGGCGATCGCCAGCCTGAACCCCGGCGTCTCGCTGCCGGACGCCGCCATCTCGGTGGTCCGGCGTGCCGACGGCTCGGGCACCACGTTCATCTTCACCAACTACCTGTCCAAGGTGAACGAGGAATGGAAGGCGAAGGTGGGTGACGGGACCGCGGTGAACTGGCCGACCGGTGCCGGCGGCAAGGGCAACGAGGGCGTCGCCGCGTTCGTGCAGCGCCTGCCCAATTCGATCGGTTACGTCGAATACGCGTACGTCAAGCAGAACAAGATGACGTACACGCTGCTGAGGAACCGGGACGGCGTGTTCGTGCCGCCCAGCGACGCCGCGTTCAAGGCCGCCGCCGCCGGGGCCGACTGGAACAAGACGTTCTACCAGATCACCACCGATCAGCCCGGCAAGGACGCGTGGCCGATCACCAACCCGACCTACATCCTCATGTACAAGCAGCCGGATCGCGCCGCTGGTGCGGCCGCGGCACTGAAGTTCTTCGATTGGGTGTATGCCAATGGTGATGCGGCTGCGGACGACCTCGACTATGTGCCGCTTCCGTCCGCGGTGAAGGATCTGGTCCGCAAGCAGTGGGCAGACCAGATCAAGGACGGGTCGGGTAAGGCCCTGGCCTATCGCTGATCTTCAACGTCGATGGCGGCGCGGCGCTGCTCCGGGGAGCGGGGTGGCGCCGCGCATTCGGCCGCCCTGGGGAGCCTTCCTTGACCGCTACACTGTCTGCCCTTCCCGACCCCTCCGACCGCAGCATGGAGCGATCTGTTCCTGCCGGGCGGCCGCCCGAGCGTCGGGCCGTGGCGCCCTGGGCCGACACCATCTTTTCCTGGCTGGCGCATGGCGCGGCCTGGCTCACCCTCGCCCTGCTGGCCGGCATCATCGGCTCGCTGATCGTCGGTGCCGCCCCGGCCATCGAGCGCTTCGGCCTCGCCTTCCTGTGGACCAGCGAATGGGACCCGGTGCAGGAACGGTTCGGCGGCCTGGTGATGATCTACGGCACGCTGATGACCTCGTTCATCGCG
The sequence above is a segment of the Aquabacterium sp. J223 genome. Coding sequences within it:
- the glmM gene encoding phosphoglucosamine mutase; protein product: MSRRFFGTDGIRGTVGQAPITADFMLRLGHAVGRVLRRGRERPVVLIGKDTRISGYMIESALQSGFESAGVDVRLTGPLPTPGVAYLTRALRLDLGVVISASHNPFQDNGVKFFSARGEKLPDEWEQAVEAALEEPPQWADSTGLGRARRIDDASGRYIEFCKGTVGGELSLRGLKLVVDGAHGAAYHVAADVFHELGAEVVRIGCSPDGTNINAGVGATAPQALVRAVAEQGADYGIALDGDADRLQMVDAEGRLYNGDELLYLMACDRLDAGLDLPGVVGTLMTNLAVELALQRRGVPLVRAKVGDRYVLEELQARGWQLGGEGSGHLLVLDRHTTGDGIVSALQVLQALQRRGVSLAQAVHDAPLYPQVLLNVRLAAGADWTRNAALAAEREAAEAALGQHGRLLIRPSGTEPVLRVMVEAEDEALARSTAERLAAAARG
- a CDS encoding fasciclin domain-containing protein, translating into MQRRPWLLSICAAGALALAGCATSPAPVTDTAARTGSLSTLTKLINDAGLADTLRGPGPVTVFAPNDEAFKAVPRKTLDELAANKELLRSVLQYHVVAGSLPSAQVPNGKLKSVQGADLAVSRAGTFVTVEDAVVVQPDVAASNGVVHVIDRVLMPPRR
- the pstS gene encoding phosphate ABC transporter substrate-binding protein PstS — translated: MTSSLLRSLAFGSALLAGATGALAQDVTGAGATFPAPLYAKWADAYNKATGVRINYQSVGSGAGIRQIKAKTVDFGASDMPLKDDELAKDGMVQFPTVIGGVVPVVNIRGVAPGQMRLTGQVLGDIYLGKVTKWNDPAIASLNPGVSLPDAAISVVRRADGSGTTFIFTNYLSKVNEEWKAKVGDGTAVNWPTGAGGKGNEGVAAFVQRLPNSIGYVEYAYVKQNKMTYTLLRNRDGVFVPPSDAAFKAAAAGADWNKTFYQITTDQPGKDAWPITNPTYILMYKQPDRAAGAAAALKFFDWVYANGDAAADDLDYVPLPSAVKDLVRKQWADQIKDGSGKALAYR